A window of the Dictyostelium discoideum AX4 chromosome 4 chromosome, whole genome shotgun sequence genome harbors these coding sequences:
- the ssr1 gene encoding translocon-associated protein TRAP alpha subunit, whose translation MNKLITLLLAVLMIISCVYSDDVEITDDEVVQATPTSDVSFSYIFPDNQDKNFAAGSVVEVLVGFTNNADKALNITHIFASLNHPQDFSVFIQNYTRGDFGIAVEKGHHATLAYRFVPSEYLEPREFGLLISLEYQDGAQNFTQTFFNSTINITEKETSFDMDSFFLILLGLGFVGGIGYIVYGKMPKQKKVRTVSKVNKNAVRVETEDETAEWLSGTSAASSKVKSVQKVVKKNK comes from the exons atgaataaattaattacattattattagcaGTTTTAATGATCATCAGTTGTGTCTACTCTGATGATGTAGAAATCACTGATGATGAAGTTGTTCAAGCCACACCAACTTCTGATGTATCATTCTCATATATTTTCCCAGATAATCAAGATAAAA acTTTGCTGCTGGTTCAGTTGTTGAAGTACTTGTTGGTTTCACCAATAACGCCGATAAAGCTTTAAATATTACTCATATTTTCGCTTCATTAAATCACCCACAAGATTTCTCAGTTTTCATCCAAaat tacACCCGTGGTGATTTCGGAATTGCAGTTGAAAAAGGACACCACGCTACTTTAGCTTATCGTTTCGTACCAAGTGAATACTTAGAACCAAGAGaatttggtttattaatttcattggaATATCAAGATGGTGCTCAAAATTTCACTCAAACTTTCTTCAACTCTACAATTAACATCACTGAAAAAGAAACTTCATTCGATATGGATTC attCTTCTTAATTCTTCTTGGTCTTGGTTTTGTTGGTGGTATTGGTTACATTGTTTACGGTAAAATGCCAAAACAAAAGAAAGTACGTACTGTCTCAAAAGTCAATAAAAACGCTGTTCGTGTTGAAACTGAAGATGAAACCGCTGAATGGTTATCCGGTACCTCAGCTGCTTCATCAAAAGTTAAATCTGTTCAAAAAGTtgttaaaaagaataaataa
- the gpaI gene encoding G-protein subunit alpha 9, which translates to MGCNSSSEAKQSDKIDRTLYDEKKSQEREIKLLLLGSGDSGKSTIAKQMRYIHTKGFSNEEIATFVEIMHSNVLSSIQILIRNVPVEQLGSDLKDKANYYSSINPYELPLTPDIGLEIDRLWKNEAIQKLFSTNRAELNLPEVTAYCLDQVERISSETYTPTQEDVLRCRQRTTGMKETQFNVEDIKFRLIDVGGQKNERRKWMHYFEDVKSIIFCVALGDYDMNLVEDETINRMEDSLKLWNDIVNNPFFKNTSFVLFLNKNDIFREKIKKIPLVDYFPDYQGGYNYEKGIEYIRNKFFSSVPTATTIVAHVTTATDTENITIVFDAVRRNIIQSILKLHY; encoded by the exons atgggTTGTAATTCAAGTAGTGAAGCAAAGCAAAGCGATAAAATCGATAGAACTTTATATGATGAAAAGAAAAGTCaagaaagagaaattaaattattattattaggtaGTGGTGATTCTGGTAAAAGTACCATTGCCAAACAAATGCGTTACATTCATACAAAAGGTTTCTCAAATGAAGAAATTGCAACATTTGTTGAAATTATGCATAGTAATGTTTTATcatcaattcaaattttaatccGTAATGTTCCAGTTGAACAATTAGGTAGTGATTTAAAA gaTAAAgcaaattattattcaagTATTAATCCATATGAATTACCATTAACACCGGATATTGGTTTAGAAATTGATAGATTATGGAAGAATGAAgcaattcaaaaattatttagcACAAATAGAGCAGAATTGAATTTACCAGAAGTAACAGCTTATTGTTTAGATCAAGTTGAACGTATTAGTTCAGAAACATATACACCAACTCAAGAAGATGTTCTTAGATGTCGTCAACGTACTACAGGTATGAAAGAAACTCAATTCAATGTTGAGGATATTAAATTCCGTTTAATCGATGTTGGTGGTCAAAAGAATGAACGTAGAAAATGGATGCATTATTTCGAAGatgttaaatcaattatattttgCGTTGCACTTGGTGATTATGATATGAACCTCGTAGAAGATGAAACTATAAATAGAATGGAAGATTCTTTAAAACTTTGGAATGATATCGTAAATAAtccatttttcaaaaatactTCATTTGTTCTTTTCTTAAAcaaaaatgatatttttagagaaaaaattaaaaagatacCATTAGTTGATTATTTCCCAGATTACCaag GTGGTTATAATTATGAAAAAGGTATTGAATATATTCGTAATAAATTCTTCTCATCCGTTCCAACAGCTACTACAATTGTTGCACATGTTACTACTGCCACTGATACTGAAAATATCACAATTGTATTTGACGCAGTTAGAAGAAATATTATTCAATCTATCTTAAAACTTCACTATTAA
- the rplP2 gene encoding 60S acidic ribosomal protein P2 encodes MKYLAAYLLASLSGNANAASVTKILQSVGVEVDAARVESVCKELDGKDVQALIAAGKSKVGSVAAAAAPAAATSAAPAAAAAAPAKKVVEEKKEESDDDMGMGLFD; translated from the exons A tGAAATACTTAGCTGCTTACCTCTTAGCTTCCTTATCAGGCAATGCCAACGCTGCCTCAGTCACCAAGATTTTACAATCTGTTGGTGTTGAAGTTGATGCTGCTCGTGTCGAATCTGTCTGCAAAGAATTAGACGGTAAAGACGTCCAAGCCTTAATTGCCGCCGGTAAATCTAAAGTTGGTTCAGTTGCCGCTGCCGCCGCCCCAGCTGCTGCCACCTCTGCTGCCCCAGCTGCTGCTGCCGCTGCCCCAGCCAAAAAAGTTGTTGAagagaaaaaagaagaatCAGACGACGATATGGGTATGGGTTTATTCGACTAA